The following coding sequences are from one Ruminococcus flavefaciens AE3010 window:
- a CDS encoding serine hydrolase translates to MCYDLSTHGGYKENEDGVIEEGIIEEFKSKGTCLFNDQLYPCGSITGTIGDLATFAQALVNDDHPCSKMPKLRRSSFSGSSFYGNTDIPSFSYGFDVHEYNNVRSFGHTGGTFGCVSNMEFDPVSKFGVVGLSNCAMIFQTICAHLFSEA, encoded by the coding sequence ATCTGCTATGATTTATCTACCCATGGCGGGTATAAAGAAAACGAAGACGGAGTAATAGAGGAAGGAATTATTGAAGAATTCAAGTCCAAGGGCACCTGCCTTTTCAACGACCAGCTCTACCCCTGCGGCTCAATAACGGGTACTATCGGCGACCTTGCCACCTTCGCACAGGCTTTGGTCAACGACGACCACCCCTGTTCAAAAATGCCAAAACTCAGGAGAAGCTCTTTCTCAGGCTCCTCATTCTACGGAAACACTGATATCCCCAGCTTCAGCTATGGCTTTGACGTCCATGAATACAACAACGTCCGCTCCTTCGGACATACAGGAGGTACCTTTGGCTGTGTTTCTAATATGGAATTCGATCCCGTATCAAAGTTCGGAGTCGTAGGTCTTTCAAACTGCGCGATGATTTTCCAAACTATTTGTGCTCATTTGTTTTCGGAAGCTTGA